From one Pseudopipra pipra isolate bDixPip1 chromosome 2, bDixPip1.hap1, whole genome shotgun sequence genomic stretch:
- the LOC135410477 gene encoding olfactory receptor 52B2-like, translating into MYELNDSSFDPVTFVLTGIPGMEESHIWISVPFCLMYLTAVFSNSVLLFVISTDRSLHEPMYLFLAMLAVSDLMLSTTTVPKMLAIFWFSAREISFDACITQMFFTHFSFIVESSVLLAMAFDRYVAVCDPLRYSSVLTPPVIGKIALTAVLRGFCIMFPPIFLLKRLPYCGHNVMPHTYCEHMGIARLACADIRANVWYGLTTALLSSGLDVVLIAVSYALILRAVFRLPSPRARLKTLSTCGSHLCVILMFYVPAFFSFLTHRFGHHIPSRVHILLANLYVVVPPMLNPIVYGVKTRQIRERVLRLLCPAGECPCPGCAGRC; encoded by the coding sequence ATGTACGAGCTCAACGACAGCAGCTTCGACCCCGTCACCTTCGTCCTGACGGGCATCCCAGGCATGGAGGAGTCCCACATCTGGATCTCCGTCCCCTTCTGCCTGATGTACCTCACTGCAGTGTTCAGCAACTCAGTCCTCCTCTTCGTCATCAGCACGGACCGGAGCCTCCACGAGCCCATGTACCTGTTCCTCGCCATGCTGGCCGTCTCTGACCTCATGCTGTCCACCACCACGGTGCCCAAAATGCTGGCCATCTTCTGGTTCAGCGCCAGGGAGATCTCCTTTGATGCCTGCATCACGCAGATGTTCTTCACCCATTTCAGCTTCATCGTGGAATCCTCCGTGCTGCTGGCCATGGCCTTCGACCGCTACGTGGCCGTGTGTGACCCGCTGCGCTACTCGTCCGTCCTGACGCCCCCGGTGATCGGGAAGATCGCCCTCACCGCCGTCCTCCGGGGCTTCTGCATCATGTTCCCGCCCATCTTCCTGCTGAAGCGGCTGCCCTACTGCGGGCACAACGTGATGCCCCACACCTACTGCGAGCACATGGGCATCGCCCGCCTGGCCTGCGCCGACATCAGGGCCAACGTGTGGTACGGGCTGACGACGGCGCTGCTCTCCTCGGGGCTGGACGTCGTGCTCATCGCCGTGTCCTACGCGCTCATCCTCCGCGCCGTGTTCCGCCTCCCGTCCCCGCGGGCTCGGCTCAAAACCCTGAGCACCTGCGGCTCCCACCTCTGCGTGATCCTCATGTTCTACGTGCCCgccttcttctccttcctcacGCATCGCTTCGGCCACCACATCCCCAGTCGCGTCCACATCCTCCTGGCCAACCTCTACGTCGTGGTCCCGCCCATGCTCAACCCCATTGTCTATGGGGTGAAGACCAGGCAGATCCGGGAGCGTGTCCTCCGCCTCCTCTGCCCCGCGGGGGAGTGTCCCTGCCCCGGCTGCGCGGGCAGGTGctga